The following proteins are encoded in a genomic region of Catellatospora sp. TT07R-123:
- a CDS encoding FAD-dependent monooxygenase codes for MTDTDEWSTDVCVIGGGPAGLTLALLLSRSGVAVTVVEKASSLDREYRGEILQPGGLAVLDELGVLAAARGRGSHVHDRFQLYSGGRAVLWVDYRNLPGAYNYMLALPQQHVLAELLAECEGRAGFRYLAGTKITELVSDGGTVRGAVVTGPQGRTVIRARCVVGADGRFSKTRQLSGVPYDRRDVFDFDLLWFKIPVQGEPPRAVTIRGGGGRMLVHYGAPPGLQLGWALPHGGYKQLAAQPFAQFRDDLCRAAPDYADGIREHVRALKDLSLLDVFCGTAREWARDGLLFIGDAAHTHSPLGAQGVNLALQDAVLAHPVLLAALEQAERSGPDAVVPASALAAYTGPRTADIGRVIKFQQLQAKGALGSGSRFADAAKRTMASIVHHTPIGTRLTRMVAFGNPAARVRTDLYARAA; via the coding sequence GTGACCGATACCGACGAATGGTCCACCGATGTGTGCGTGATCGGCGGGGGCCCGGCCGGGCTGACGCTGGCGCTGCTGCTGTCGCGCTCGGGCGTGGCGGTGACCGTGGTGGAGAAGGCCTCGTCGCTGGACCGGGAATACCGGGGCGAGATCCTGCAACCGGGCGGCCTGGCCGTGCTCGACGAGCTCGGGGTGCTGGCCGCGGCGCGCGGGCGCGGCAGCCACGTGCACGACCGGTTCCAGCTGTACAGCGGCGGCCGTGCGGTGCTGTGGGTCGACTACCGCAACCTGCCGGGGGCGTACAACTACATGCTGGCGCTGCCGCAGCAGCACGTGCTGGCCGAGCTGCTGGCCGAGTGCGAGGGGCGGGCCGGGTTCCGCTACCTGGCCGGCACGAAGATCACCGAGCTGGTCTCCGACGGCGGCACGGTACGCGGCGCGGTGGTGACCGGCCCGCAGGGCCGCACCGTGATCCGGGCCCGGTGCGTGGTCGGCGCCGACGGCCGGTTCTCCAAGACGCGGCAGCTCAGCGGCGTGCCGTACGACCGGCGCGACGTCTTCGACTTCGACCTGCTCTGGTTCAAGATCCCGGTGCAGGGCGAGCCGCCGCGCGCGGTCACCATCCGGGGCGGCGGCGGCCGGATGCTGGTCCACTACGGCGCCCCGCCCGGGTTGCAGCTCGGCTGGGCGCTGCCGCACGGCGGATACAAGCAGCTCGCGGCGCAGCCGTTCGCGCAGTTCCGCGACGACCTGTGCCGGGCCGCGCCGGACTACGCCGACGGCATCCGCGAGCACGTGCGCGCGCTGAAGGACCTGAGCCTGCTGGACGTGTTCTGCGGTACGGCCCGCGAGTGGGCCCGCGACGGGCTGCTGTTCATCGGCGACGCCGCGCACACGCACAGCCCGCTGGGCGCCCAGGGCGTGAACCTGGCGCTGCAGGACGCGGTGCTGGCCCATCCGGTGCTGCTGGCGGCGCTGGAGCAGGCGGAGCGGTCCGGACCGGACGCGGTGGTGCCGGCGTCGGCGCTCGCGGCGTACACCGGGCCGCGTACCGCCGACATCGGGCGCGTGATCAAGTTCCAGCAGTTGCAGGCCAAGGGGGCGCTGGGCAGCGGCAGCCGGTTCGCCGACGCCGCCAAGCGGACGATGGCCTCGATCGTGCACCACACGCCGATCGGCACCCGCCTGACCCGCATGGTCGCCTTCGGCAACCCGGCCGCCCGGGTCCGCACCGACCTGTACGCCCGCGCCGCCTGA
- a CDS encoding S9 family peptidase, with amino-acid sequence MDQMTTAPASAQEQDHPGPVTARWKTERDRLDAEIAERGVDWDQPRSIYWNAACGPEAGADFAAIRARVRRYADFAPTFEAVARRREARAAAADAAGDLITSRDNHYMAALHWGAAQWPIHADDEVNRFYHRRKRDCFRRYAELADHRMEQVTIPFEGHHLPAWFHLPPGYTGGQVPTVIAVPGMDSFKEATVALYGDRFLSRGYAVLAMEGPGQYEARMLGVPMTVEGWTRAGTACVDWLLHRPEVDPDRIVLSGISFGSFAGTLAAAYEPRLRACAVMNVCHQPGWKSAFGKASPTYKMRFMYMSGHTDEAEFDRFARSLDLSAHVDRLAMPYLVAAGERDELSPIEHTRKLLRSVPGPKRFVVYQDSRHSIGGVPSTNLGPFAPTLVADWISARLRGEEFTSEEWYIDASGKVTPSALN; translated from the coding sequence ATGGACCAGATGACCACCGCGCCCGCTTCGGCGCAGGAGCAGGACCACCCCGGCCCGGTGACCGCCCGCTGGAAAACCGAGCGGGACCGGCTCGACGCGGAGATCGCCGAGCGCGGCGTCGACTGGGACCAGCCCCGGTCGATCTACTGGAACGCCGCGTGCGGCCCGGAGGCGGGCGCCGACTTCGCCGCCATCCGCGCCCGGGTGCGCCGCTACGCCGACTTCGCGCCCACCTTCGAGGCGGTCGCACGCCGCCGCGAGGCCCGCGCGGCGGCCGCCGACGCCGCCGGCGACCTGATCACCTCGCGCGACAACCACTACATGGCGGCGCTGCACTGGGGTGCGGCGCAGTGGCCGATCCACGCCGACGACGAGGTCAACCGCTTCTACCACCGGCGCAAGCGCGACTGCTTCCGCCGTTACGCCGAGCTGGCCGACCACCGCATGGAGCAGGTGACGATCCCGTTCGAGGGCCACCACCTGCCCGCCTGGTTCCACCTGCCGCCCGGGTACACCGGCGGGCAGGTTCCGACCGTGATCGCGGTGCCCGGCATGGACAGCTTCAAGGAGGCGACCGTCGCCCTGTACGGCGACCGCTTCCTCAGCCGCGGGTACGCCGTGCTGGCGATGGAGGGCCCCGGCCAGTACGAGGCGCGGATGCTCGGCGTGCCGATGACCGTGGAAGGCTGGACCAGGGCGGGCACCGCCTGCGTGGACTGGCTGCTGCACCGGCCCGAGGTCGACCCGGACAGGATCGTGCTCAGCGGGATCAGCTTCGGCTCGTTCGCGGGCACGCTCGCGGCGGCCTACGAGCCGCGGCTGCGCGCCTGCGCGGTGATGAACGTCTGCCACCAGCCCGGCTGGAAGTCGGCGTTCGGCAAGGCGTCGCCGACGTACAAGATGCGCTTCATGTACATGTCGGGCCACACCGACGAGGCCGAGTTCGACCGGTTCGCCAGGTCGCTCGACCTGAGCGCGCACGTGGACCGGCTGGCGATGCCGTACCTGGTGGCGGCGGGCGAGCGCGACGAGCTGAGCCCGATCGAGCACACCCGCAAGCTGCTGAGGTCGGTGCCCGGTCCGAAGCGCTTCGTGGTGTACCAGGACTCGCGCCACTCCATCGGCGGGGTGCCCTCGACCAACCTGGGCCCGTTCGCGCCGACGCTGGTCGCCGACTGGATCTCCGCGCGGCTGCGCGGCGAGGAGTTCACCAGCGAGGAGTGGTACATCGACGCCTCCGGCAAGGTGACCCCGTCGGCCCTGAACTGA
- a CDS encoding ScyD/ScyE family protein gives MPTTVRSLAAAAAALLASLLPGLPAAAAPGVTVLYWGLSNPRGLAFDADGDLYVVEAGRGADGAADPVCLPRPQGEGCFGPTGAVGRLTPDGYERLVTGLPSLAGPDGTEAIGPTDIAFTRHGHSLLTIGLSEDPKVRAELPAPGQLMGGLFTLRRDPKSWLTLSLYPELVADVAGYEALANPDRGEVDSNPQSVAYDPEGAVVSDAGANALFHVDPDGAVSTLAVLPNREAVAPPSFGLPPGTTVGMQTVPMGVAVHGGAYYVVELTGSPFPTGGARVWRIVPGQAPAVYAEGLTAAVDLAFGPDGSLYVLEFTHTSMFGPGRGIGALMRVRHAGATPELVLDDINFPGGLTIRGGSAFLTDCSTCATGGRVLKVTLPR, from the coding sequence GTGCCCACCACCGTCAGGAGTCTGGCCGCCGCGGCGGCCGCGCTGCTCGCCTCGCTCCTTCCCGGACTGCCCGCCGCGGCCGCGCCCGGCGTCACCGTGCTCTACTGGGGCCTGAGCAACCCGCGCGGCCTGGCCTTCGACGCCGACGGCGACCTGTACGTCGTCGAGGCCGGACGCGGCGCCGACGGTGCCGCCGACCCGGTCTGCCTGCCCCGGCCGCAGGGCGAGGGCTGCTTCGGGCCCACCGGCGCGGTCGGCCGCCTGACCCCCGACGGCTACGAGCGCCTGGTCACCGGCCTGCCGTCGCTGGCCGGACCGGACGGCACCGAGGCGATCGGCCCGACCGACATCGCGTTCACCAGGCACGGCCACAGCCTGCTCACCATCGGCCTGAGCGAGGACCCGAAGGTGCGCGCCGAGCTGCCCGCCCCCGGCCAGCTCATGGGCGGCCTGTTCACGCTGCGCCGCGACCCGAAGTCGTGGCTGACCCTCAGCCTGTACCCGGAACTCGTCGCCGACGTCGCCGGGTACGAGGCACTGGCCAACCCGGACCGGGGCGAGGTCGACAGCAACCCGCAGTCGGTGGCCTACGACCCCGAGGGCGCCGTGGTCTCCGACGCGGGTGCCAACGCGCTGTTCCACGTCGACCCGGACGGCGCCGTGTCGACGCTGGCGGTGCTGCCCAACCGCGAGGCGGTCGCCCCGCCGAGCTTCGGCCTGCCGCCGGGCACCACGGTCGGCATGCAGACCGTGCCGATGGGCGTGGCCGTGCACGGCGGCGCCTACTACGTCGTCGAGCTGACCGGCTCGCCGTTCCCGACCGGCGGGGCCCGGGTCTGGCGCATCGTGCCCGGTCAGGCCCCCGCCGTGTACGCCGAAGGCCTGACCGCCGCCGTCGACCTGGCGTTCGGCCCCGACGGCTCGCTCTACGTCCTGGAGTTCACCCACACCTCGATGTTCGGCCCGGGGCGGGGCATCGGCGCCCTGATGCGCGTCCGGCATGCGGGCGCCACTCCTGAGCTGGTGCTCGACGACATCAACTTCCCGGGCGGGCTGACCATCCGGGGCGGGAGCGCGTTCCTGACCGACTGCTCCACCTGCGCCACCGGCGGCCGTGTCCTCAAGGTCACCCTCCCGCGCTAG